From the genome of Helicoverpa zea isolate HzStark_Cry1AcR chromosome 1, ilHelZeax1.1, whole genome shotgun sequence, one region includes:
- the LOC124645615 gene encoding splicing factor 45 — protein sequence MSLYDDLDTIKARTTEKVAGWSSGIKLLQSQLQLKKAAVTQPKREALRRSTQVLTPVIDLKSKPKDDDESNSNSPKSQGKTLTASLNVRDFDWNVANEYDPMWPNDYEKVAKEIQAKRLQLDGDRGDRSERKRKSRFGDEEDIIPEKTMVAMQPEEEEAEEISKRSAGAAIAPPPSLTVETPSPPPMPPSMPTPPPSVGFSIGGYGASSVAAKIMAKYGFKEGQGLGKKEQGMSVALQVEKTSKRGGRIIHEKDGGNVMPPPGFAMPSLPGPDSPNASNSPHSLNREPSITEIMKSPSKVVLLRNMVGPGDVDEELEPEVKDECNTKYGDVIKVLIFEMPNAPSDEAVRIFVEFKRIESAIKAVVDLNGRFFGGRQVKAGFYDVEKFASLQLTE from the exons ATGTCGCTGTACGACGATCTTGATACAATCAAAGCTCGTACCACCGAAAAGGTTGCTGGATGGTCTTCTGGTATCAAGTTATTACAGTCTCAGTTGCAATTAAAAAAAGCAGCAGTTACCCAGCCCAAGCGCGAGGCTTTACGGCGTTCCACGCAG GTTCTGACTCCTGTGATAGATTTGAAAAGTAAACCAAAAGATGATGACGAATCTAACTCCAACAGTCCCAAGAGTCAAGGCAAAACATTGACAGCATCACTGAATGTTCGTGATTTTGATTGGAATGTGGCTAATGAATATGACCCCATGTGGCCTAATGACTATGAAAAAGTTGCCAAAG aAATACAGGCAAAGAGATTGCAACTTGATGGAGACAGAGGTGACAGATCAGAACGGAAACGAAAAAGCAGATTTGGGGATGAAGAAGATATTATACCAGAAAAAACTATGGTGGCTATG CAACCAGAGGAAGAAGAAGCTGAGGAGATATCAAAGCGGTCAGCAGGTGCTGCGATAGCCCCGCCCCCATCACTCACAGTGGAGACACCTTCTCCTCCCCCCATGCCACCAAGCATGCCCACACCTCCCCCATCAGTTGGCTTCTCTATCGGCGGATATGGCGCAAGCTCTGTAGCTGCTAAAATTATGGCTAAATATGGTTTTAAG GAAGGTCAAGGTTTGGGTAAAAAAGAACAAGGAATGTCAGTGGCTCTGCAAGTTGAAAAGACTTCCAAACGTGGTGGTCGCATTATTCATGAGAAAGATGGCGGCAATGTTATGCCCCCTCCTGGATTCGCCATGCCTTCCCTGCCAGGTCCAG ATTCACCAAATGCATCTAATTCTCCCCATTCACTCAACCGGGAGCCTTCTATCACAGAGATAATGAAGTCACCCAGCAAAGTAGTGTTATTAAGA AATATGGTTGGACCAGGAGACGTAGATGAAGAATTAGAACCTGAAGTCAAAGACGAGTGTAACACAAAATATGGAGATGTTATAAAAGTGTTAATATTTGAAATGCCCAATGCTCCATCAGATGAAGCTGTCAGAATTTTTGTTGAATTCAAAAGGATTGAAAGTGCTATCAAAGCAGTTGT
- the LOC124632277 gene encoding MICOS complex subunit MIC19-like, which yields MGTFVSKDTRRISFDNTFAFSPPISLQKSIEAENVIAFDNLPPEPTDELLFKDKGVDYQDDGEMDYWSHRIDYLKKEHQIINKIIEAEYDKNIETTNKTFESPKITHERIQKIKPCFDWRVKIMKCYEDNTHQPLVCSALVQAFTNCVTNCRLED from the exons atgGGAACTTTTGTTAGTAAAGATACCAGACGTATTAGCTTTGATAACACTTTTGCGTTTAGTCCTCCTATATCTCTTCAAAAATCAATAGAAGCAGAAAATGTAATAGCTTTTGATAACCTGCCGCCT GAGCCCACagatgaattattatttaaagataaGGGCGTAGATTACCAAGATGATGGTGAAATGGATTACTGGTCACATAGAATAGATTACTTGAAGAAAGAACATCAAATCATCAATAAGATTATTGAAGCTGAATACGATAAAAACATTGAAACTActaataaaacatttgaatCCCCTAAAATAACGCATGAAAGGattcaaaaaattaaaccttGTTTCGATTGGAGAGTAAAG ataATGAAATGTTACGAGGATAATACTCATCAACCGTTGGTTTGTTCAGCGTTAGTCCAAGCGTTTACCAACTGTGTCACAAATTGCAGACTAGAAGATTAA